One segment of Apus apus isolate bApuApu2 chromosome 1, bApuApu2.pri.cur, whole genome shotgun sequence DNA contains the following:
- the CSRP2 gene encoding cysteine and glycine-rich protein 2, which translates to MPNWGGGNKCGACGRTVYHAEEVQCDGRSFHRCCFLCMVCRKNLDSTTVAIHDAEVYCKSCYGKKYGPKGYGYGQGAGTLNMDRGERLGIKPESTPSPHRPTTSPNTSKFAQKFGGAEKCSRCGDSVYAAEKVIGAGKPWHKNCFRCAKCGKSLESTTLTEKEGEIYCKGCYAKNFGPKGFGYGQGAGALVHAQ; encoded by the exons ATGCCCAACTGGGGAGGCGGCAACAAATGCGGTGCCTGCGGCCGCACCGTCTACCACGCTGAGGAGGTGCAGTGCGACGGCAGGAGCTTCCACCGGTGCTGCTTCCTCTGCA TGGTCTGCCGGAAAAACTTGGACAGCACAACTGTAGCCATTCATGATGCTGAAGTTTACTGCAAATCTTGCTATGGAAAAAAGTATGGCCCGAAAGGTTATGGATATGGCCAAGGGGCAGGCACGCTGAACATGGACAGGGGAGAGAGACTAGGCATCAAGCCTGAGAG CACGCCCTCTCCTCACCGGCCCACAACAAGTCCAAACACTTCAAAGTTTGCTCAGAAGTTCGGTGGGGCAGAGAAATGCTCCAGGTGTGGTGATTCTGTTTATGCAGCAGAGAAAGTAATAGGAGCTGGAAAG ccaTGGCACAAAAACTGCTTCCGATGTGCCAAGTGTGGAAAAAGCCTAGAATCTACAACCCTAActgaaaaagagggagaaatctATTGTAAAG GTTGTTATGCGAAGAACTTTGGCCCCAAGGGATTTGGGTACGGCCAGGGAGCAGGTGCCCTAGTTCACGCCCAGTGA